From the genome of Tenrec ecaudatus isolate mTenEca1 chromosome 1, mTenEca1.hap1, whole genome shotgun sequence:
CCTTGAGGAGATGCAGTGGATGAGTTGAAGCAAGCTGGGTGAATTGTTGAGTCCAAAACCGAGGGTCTGCTCTGTAGACCTTCACCTAAAGCACCATTTTGAAAGTTCTTAAATAAATACATGACTTTTCCAAGGGGGTAAAGGGGGAAGAAGCTCCtggtcttccttctcctcctgtcTTCTCTGTCCAGAAAACAGAGACTTCTTTCTTTCAGTTCCTCAGACAACATACCTTGGAGTCATCCTTTCTTTCTCACAATACCCCTTATCCAATCATCTGTCAACAAATTACATTGGTCAGAACTTAAAAATATACCCAGGATCCAACCAGTTTTTACCATGTCTACTGCTACCATGCTCATTCAAACTACCATCATTTCGTACCTGGTTtactgacctctataaatgtcctttgccgccTAATTGTTTCTGTGGTGATAGTTGTTTATTATGAATTGCGTGAAGGTTTGAAGGGCAAATCAGTCTCCCACTCAACATCTCAGCACATTTCACATCATCCATTGGTTGCAATCCCCCAAACGTAGCGCCACTTATCCTACTTCTTTATGTTTCTTGTTCCTCCTTTTTCCAACCTTCTCAACTTTGTCCTCTCCGTAGGTATATGTTGCCCTTTCGGTCTCCTAAGATGTCTTACCTCCCTAGTGTTACTGTTCCCCTGAGAAGTCTATCTGCTGTCTGGCTGAGTCCATTTCCAGCCCTAATGGGTGACAAAGGGTCACAGTCTTGGAGGTTCCACCAGTCTCGAAGCAACCAACAAGCCTGGACTTTTTTTTTATgaatttgagttctgttccacatgttctcccactctatctaggaccttccGATGTGAGTCCTTTCAGAGCCATTGGTAGTAGTATCCAGGTACCATCTGGTTCTGGTCTCAAGGTGTTGGACCAGGAGCTTCTAACTGTTTTCTGCTTCCACTCTCATTCTATTTTTGTGAAAATTGAAGACCTCCATGACATCCCAACTCACTTGAAGTAAAAGTCTAACTCCTTTTGAAACCAAAACcagacacactgccattgagttgatttcagctcAGAGCAACCCAAGAGCGACACGGCTCTAAACATCTGCTTCTACAGCTGGTTACTCTGATTTTATCTCcagccatccacccatccatctttTCTCCTTCTCTCCACCCCACTCCAGTTACACCAACCTTTTGCTAGTCAATAAGCAGACTGGGCACACCCTCACTCCAGAACGCTTGAAAGCTCGTCCATCACACATCTTCAGCCCTTAGCCCCTCATTTCCTTCAGGTCTTTCCTTCTAGAAAGGCTTCTCTCAGTCATCCTCGGAAAACGGGATTTTCTCCATTCCCACTCCAGCACTCACTCTCTCCCTTCCCTGATTTATTTTTTCTATAGCACTATCAccacttaaggagccctggtgatgtagtggttatgttttgggctgcgatccacatggtcagcagtttgaaacgaccagcaTCTTTGTGGAAGATGTCTACtccgtaaacagttactgtcttggaaacccacagggggttgctgtgagtcagaattgactcgatggcagtgagcttggttttggtttgtcaCTACTTAACATATGAATAACTTAATTTAGTCCATTTCCTTGTCTGCCTAATATAATAGTGAACGCCGTCGGGGCagggatttttgtttgctttatccCAGCACAGATAAATATTGGTGAATAAATGTTGATGTTTTCCCTAGTCTCTCTGATCTCAAGACCTGCTTCTTCAGAAGGCTAAGAAAGTGCACCTAGTAATAGAAGGCTTTAAGATATGGTAGGTGGGTTTAAGGGAAGGGCACCTGCAGACTTCCAtgaatatcttctttttttttcttccagctgAACACCAAAACATCCCCCGCAACGAACCAGGCACGTGACTCAGAGGAAAAGGGTGAGTAGGTGTGAGCTCGGCAGTCAGTTGGGCAGTTGCATCGAGGGGCATGGAACACACTGGACTGCAAGCTTGGCGTTTCTAAGGCCACGTGGTATAGGAAAAGGAATGGGAAGAAGAGAAACAGAGGCTTTGTTAGAGTTACTATGTCTATAGGCTATTCTCCATTTTTTCCCAAGAAGTAAGCCTATCCATATTTACTCTTTGATTTTAGAAACTGAGTCTGAGGAGGTTGCAGGAGGCAAACCTAATGGTAAGAAGAAACTCCTCAGGTTATCTCAGCTACTTTCTCCATCAAAACTTGAGGAAAAGCTGTCGAAAGTGACTGAGCTCTATAGTGCATTGTACGGTAGGATTTAGAAATAAGTGGTAATCGaagaatttttcaacttgattCAAGAGTAGCAAACCTCCCCTAAGGAACTTAGCTAATTCCTATTCAAATTACCTGACTTTTAGGAGAATTATCAGGCATTCTTAATCCTAACAAAGATGAGGAACCCCACTGAGTTCAACAGAAAGTAGACCTTAACCTCTGTATTAGGGGCTGAGGAATGGGGGCAGGAAGGTTAGGTTCGTTCATTAATGAGTCTCCTAACTATCTGCAGGGAAAGCTGATAATGCCAAGAAGgctgaggaagaagaggagattGACATTGATCTGACAGCACCGGAAACGGAGAAGGCGGCTCTTGCCATTCAGGGCAAGTTTCGGCAattccagaaaaggaaaaaagatccCAGCTCCTGAATGACCAGCCTTGCCCTTCACCCTGCTCCTGTCTCCCTGCTTCTCCACAGCCCTAACTCCTATGTATTTTGTCCCTTTGTCCCTCTGGCCTCCGCTGAGGCAAGTCCAATTTTCTCTGGTCCCTTCAAGCCATCACAGCAGTAGAGGCACAAGGAACACAAGCAAGATAAAGACTTCAGTTGGCATCCACTTGGCTAAGGCTGGACCATTTGCTCCTGCACATAGTGCACTTTGATCACTACCATtgtctgccctatggggttgagGAGGAAGCTTTGAGATGGAGGGAAGGGCCCCAGGCAAtatgggaaggaggaggaaagccCTCAGGGTAGGGTGCCAGAGAGTGGGGCATGTGCACTATTCTGCCAGTTGCAAGATTGAACTTCAGGTAACACTTCTTGCCACCACACCTCCAACTCCCCGCCGAAGAGCTAATCCCCAAGGCAGACCCTAATCAAGCAGTTTACCACAATAGGCATGTTGAGTAGCTTAGCTCCAAGGAAGGGGGACTGGGCCTGATAAGGGAAAGGAAAAGTTTCCTTCATTCTCTAGTCTAGGACCTAAGAGGCAGAGAGGCTGAAGATGCTCAAGGGGCCACAGACAAGGAAGTGAAAGGAAAGGGAGTTCTCGGGAGCCACAAGTTCCTGCCGGTAAAAGTGTAGGACATGAAGGCTTCTTGGCATATGCACTGTTCCGCCAGTAGTTTCCTCATTCCTACCTGAACCCCCCAAGTCTACCCATCCCCAGAGGCCACACAGCCAAGTGACCCCTGTAATTCCCACCTGATCCGCTGTGGAGTCAGGACAGAAATGGAATAGCCACTCATCTGTGACTTTAGCATGTTTAATAAttataacaattaaaaaaaaacctcaagtGGGTCCACTTAACATCTCCgtgtttttctgtttctatttaaTGTAAACCTGAGCTTACCTTAGAAACTGTGGTAAAACAACTCAGGGATCACATGGCGGCTCAGAAAACAGGCCGCCTgagcaatttcagactgaagcccACCTCTGCCTCCCACCCCTTGACCTTGCTCTCACCTTGATTCAccgcccactttgtcttcatctGCTGCTGTCACCACCCCCATGTGCACCTGCAAGGATGCTCatctccctttccctcctagcTCAGAACAACTTGGTCCATATATAGCCCTCTGTAAACAGACTCAGTGTTCCTGGCTCCCTATCCTGAAATGACCTATCCTAAATATCCCTCCTCTTATTCCCCTTCTATGCCCGCCTCCTTTGCCCTCCTCTTACAAACTATAAGCAAAgttagaggaagaagaagaggactTTAGGCTAGTAGAATGGGGGAAAGGTcagtccccccccccaactaatcACAGGGtcgataggtgcaattgtacggttgagacatATAAAGATTGCAATAAAGTCAGAGAGCGCATGAGAGAGGCTgtgatatataaagattacaataaagtcatagaaagcatgagagataaaagagagattgaaataatggagtcagacacacttcatgatagcatgctcacctgaacccccctgcccctccttggtggtccacgtggagatgggaggccgagggcaggagaaagggggaagggaaggccaaggggaccgaggagaggagagggagtcgATGAGAGGCCAAGGGGGATCTTTATTGCTCACTAAgatttatatatctttgggggaggcatgcaagccccttaattacaagacatacgtcacaggaaggggttgtactataggtaatagagcaatgagagggggacaatctagggatatacacacagtaggaagaggagggattgggggtatacatgtgacaagatgggcagatcctaggttcaggatggcagcctaattttggatgtcactgagcaggtttgacctgttctctggctcactatagaaaacattagcagtagggtataaacccaccctgcagggaccaaactgatggccacaagcctttggggagaagtagtccattgtcctaacagcagggagtgggccctacttgtggtgggaccagacagtagtctggcaactgactgccttcagggaggtaacttgacaatcatttaccattagatgcaagcagtgtcctaaatctaacatatatttgggggagacgacttgggagaaatctttgtttctccccgcccccccccacacacacacactgtcacccagaacattttaaaccatgaaatacAGCTTTCAAATGAGCCAGCACTGCTGAGAAATTACCTCTATGTTGAAACCAGAAGCCAAATGCTTGCGACAACAGGAAAtgctctgtctcccttcctccaccttagTGTTTACCTTTCTCTCTTGATACAAGATTACGGATGGACGTTCCACGAAACCACGGAACCACTAGCACCTATGAGTAGGAAACACATGGCAGTATGTATATCTCAAGGTTTCTCCCTGCGCAGCAGTGCAGGACTACAGGATCTTAGACTTGAATGGTGGCTCATGGCCTGGCCTGTGGTAACAGATTTCAAACAGAAAAAGGAATGTTGACTGGTCAGCTTGGCATCTTCGCTCCTCGGACCCTTAGCCTTCCCTAGACCTTGCTCCAACGTCCAATCAGCCTTTCCCGCTTCCATCTCTTACTCTGGCGCCTAACTCTGTCCTAATGGCCTTTTGTTATAGTGTTATAGCTGCCCTCTCGCCCCTCTTTGCCTTTCTCTCTGCTCTCCTCGCCCTCGTTGAGTTTTTCCCGTTTCTGGAGTTGTTTGCAGTGGGCGTGGTTCCCGTCAGTTGTTCTATGGACTCATTGGCCCTGGTCCTCGCAGGAATCGCTGTGCATCTTTTTCCCTCCGAATGTAGCCCTTCTGCTCCCCGTGTCTCTGACGATTGAGGCCCGTGGGACAGGAAGTTGACTGTTTGTATTTAGGTGGAGATCCTGGGAGCCTTTTGCCTGGTTGTTTGGGTGGTGGCTTTATCCCAAGATCTACAACTTCATAGGAGCTTGAACGCAACCTGCTCATGCCCACAGGAAAGCTTCCTCAATCCCCGCCCCCATGCTTGCTTCCCTCCACAGCCATGCAGCTGGGATGGCGTTGGCACGGTCTTCTCACCCACCCTCGGGGCTTCTGCACTGATAATAGTCACCATAATAATCAGGAGCCTTTACTCTCTAACCACTTCGATTTTCAAGAATGAGGCCAAGGAAGCTCTCCCTATTAGACCATCTCAGAGTATATCCTTACTTGCATAGAAACCAAAACGACACGCACTGCCACCGAGGCACTGACGCATAgcgaacccctgtgggtttcccagactgtaactgtttatataggagtagaaagcccagtctttctcccaaggagctgctggtggtttcaaactgccggcgcATGGATCAAAGCCCGTCGGAACCACTTCACCTCCAGGGTTCCTTTACCTGCCTGTAGCTCTCTGTCAACTCAGGTTTCCTCAGAGTTAGTGTTCTCAGGAATCCTCGTCCCCCAAGATGAGGGACTCCCTAGCCGTGTTCTACCTGAGGACATGAGGGAGGATGATAATGTTAATAACCAAGATTTGTAAAGTTATGATTATGTGCCAGAATCTGTTAAGTACTTTCACAAATATGAACTTATTTCATTCTTACAACTCCGTGATACCGTGATTATTCTCGTTTTCCAAACGAGGAAACTGGGCCATCAAAATACTAAATGACCAGTGCTAAGCCCAGTGAACATTGAACTAGGACAAGAACTCAGGCAGTTTGGCTCCCAAACCTGTGCTCTGTATTTTCTCTTCATAAGCAACCAGATGAATGAAGGAGGGCCGGTTTGGTTGTCAAGGATGCTGCCCACCTCAGTTCAGCGCAAGCAGAGCTTCCCTTAGATGAGTTCAGTCATACCTGCTTGATCTCTGGACTCCTGGCTCCTCACCCTTCCAAGGAAGGACTTACCCTCTGGCTTTACTTGACTGCACTACCTCTCACTGCTCCCAGAATTGTCTGTGCTTTGAGCTCCTCTTCCAGCTACCTGGAAAATCCAAAGAACTTGTGGCCAGGCAGGAAAAAAGGAAAGGTCAGTAGATTCACATTTATGGTACAAAACTAAACAGGCATGAACATTCTGAAATAAAGCTAAACTCTTCTCTAATTTTATTCTAGAGCTGTCAGCTCAATTAACTATCCCTCTAAGCCCATTATCAACGGGGAATGGAAGTCTATAGGGTTTTTGGTTTGCTTGGTTGTCACAGGTAGAggtggggtgggcgtgggggaaGAAGTGTTCCTAGTATTTGCTGGGCAGGAGCCCAAGATGGTGAGCATTTCACAATGATCAGATACTGTGGTTGTTAGTTGTCACGGAGGCCATTCTGATCCCATCGGATTTCTAAGGCTGTGCCCTTGTGGAGGCAGATCACCAGGACTGTCTTCCACGGCAGctctgggtgagttcaaatcACCAAACTTACAGCTAGTTGTCCAGAACTTAACCACTTGTGTCACCATGGATCTGCAGTGACCACAAGAAACCCACTGCTGATGTCCcaagaggacagagcaggactattCCATAGGCTTCCAAGAGAGCACAATTTTAGGtggcagactgccccatcttcctcctgcctgtggagtggctggtgagtttgaaccaccaaccttttgattcGCAGCTGAACGcttcttaaccactgcaccaccagggctccttaataacCAGGCTACAcccaatcaaaaccaaactcactgccatatggTCGATTCAGACTCAGGGAAATCTTATGTAGGATTTCAAAGACTAAATCTttcggggagcagacagcctcatctttctcctggggagcggctggtggggttAAACGATGTTACCTTTCGGTTGTGCGGTttgtagtccaatgcttacctgcagGTACCACCGGGACGCTTGTAAGAATCAGAATCACGTTCCACAAAAAGCACTGTCTCACTTCCCCAATGATTGCGGAAAGGGACTACAGGCTAGACGCCCGAGGCTAGGCTGGTAGCCCCACTTGGTGCAGGACAAACGGGTGGTAGCTGAGTTGTGGAGCCGACAGGAGAAGTATCACTGCCTGGACTACTGGACAGTGACT
Proteins encoded in this window:
- the PCP4L1 gene encoding Purkinje cell protein 4-like protein 1 isoform X2, producing MSELNTKTSPATNQARDSEEKGKADNAKKAEEEEEIDIDLTAPETEKAALAIQGKFRQFQKRKKDPSS
- the PCP4L1 gene encoding Purkinje cell protein 4-like protein 1 isoform X1: MSELNTKTSPATNQARDSEEKETESEEVAGGKPNGKADNAKKAEEEEEIDIDLTAPETEKAALAIQGKFRQFQKRKKDPSS